Genomic segment of Gasterosteus aculeatus chromosome 4, fGasAcu3.hap1.1, whole genome shotgun sequence:
CAAATAGGCTGAAAGAGGATGAAGTTAGAGCCGCGAACAGATGGAAAAGACATGAGGCtacattttggaaaatgtgcttctgccaaaaaggcacttgcaAGAGATGTGAGGAAGGTATAAAAATAGGTAATAAAAGGAGTAAGAGAAAGAGGATTACATGAAAGGCAACAGAAGTCATTTCAGGTTTAATTTCATTAGAAGATGAATCAGCCTCTAGTTTTATTCTAAAATATGAGCGAGATCAGGCGACGATACGGAGATCCTTTCAGTGTTGCTGCAACCCCTTTAGAAAGCACCAGAAGGCGCCGTCGGCCTGTGAAATGCTGTGTGCTGAACCACATGGACTCATATGTTCACCATGTGGCAACAGCCTGGTAACCAAGCATCACCATCGAGAGCCTGCCCGAATATGTGCTGACATTACTGGGAGATAATTCCTCATGATGGGTTCATCTTTAAGGACAACAATgggtttgggaggggggggggggtctctcagAACAACAGCCCATTGTATGAGATTGTGAGCAGTGGGATAACCGCCTCAAAGTGAATGGGTATTGGACAGGGATAAGTCCAACGACAGAAACATCTAGAAACCTCATTGAGAAGCAGAAAACCGACAGTTAAAAGGCCTTTGAAATTAAGATTTTTTAAGACTCTGCCGCCCCTCCTGATTTCACACTCACATGGATTTACAAATTGCAGATACAGGCTATAGCTCATTAATACCATTTCCGCCTTTGTATTGATTTGTTTAGATAAATAACTTTTACCGACAATAATCCCTGGGAGGTTTAAATGTAAATCGTTTACGCGGGCGAAAGTAACTGTTGGAAACCCAATTGGAGCTTCCCACCCCGTAATCATTTTTAATCCAACTGACTGCTTCTATAATTCATCGAAGCCTTCATGCAGCAGTAGACTTGTGTTTTTGGGCTCGGCTggctgtgttgtttgtgtgtctgtgtgtgtgtgtgtgatgtatatTCCACACAGGCCGCATACTGGGAAATCCATGAAATCTTTATGGTGCTAGAATGTTCTTCTTGCCGCCTGCATGCCCTACTAAACTCCAgactgtgtgagtgtctgtgtgtctgtgtgtgtgtgtgtctctgtgcactCGTCCTGGTGTGTGCACTCACCCCCTTATTGGAGCTTGGAGCGAGTACACGCATGGCGTGTGCCCTTCATGTCCCTCCGCGTCTGAATCGTCTGCGAGAGAACCTCTCTTCTTTTATCTCCACCCACACACGCCGACTGGCAAAGTCTCCCCGGACCGCGCACTCAATCGCCGTGATAATTACACGTGGAGCGTTTCCCCCGTGCCTTCCAGCTGATGGAAGTAGTAGCGTGAGTTGCAATGGGTGTGTTGCCAAGGTCAGAGACGACGTAATTTGAGGGATTTAACCTGGGAATCCCGATGGATGTCGAACATGCACCGAGGAGGTTGGCCgggatgggaggggagggaataAACTGTATCCATAATTAAAAAGTAACCATGCGAAAAGTGAATAACATTCACTCTCCAGCCACACCCTCTGTGTGCATTATTGTACTCACGCAGGCCTCATCCAAACTTTACACAGACAACTTCTTTCTCTTAAATTGAATCCAGGTCAGATGTAGATGAGTGTGTGCCCACCCGCCTGGTTGGAATTGGCTCTAATCAGATATTTGAAGTGGAAGGTCACCGGTTTGATGCCTGCATGTGTTTGGGACAAAACATGCAGGCAAATATGTAAGTATCTGTATGTTTATTCAACCGTATATTTGCATACACGTGCATGAAGTTCCATTTCTAAATAGCATGTTtgcatatgtgtgcgtgtgtgtccgtgcacgaTTGTGCGTTGGTATGTTTGGCCCACGCGGTTCAGACCGTCTGCAGTACGTGGTCTGAAGTGCTGAGAGCACTTAATAATGATGTGCTCATTTCATTTTAGTCTCTTGCATTATTGACGGAGCTAGCGGACATACACGTCCTAATAGgttgtgttagtttgtgtgtgtatttaatcaCTATTGCCAAATGATTACACTAAATCTGATGAAGGTGGTCTTTGATCTAACAAAGCTGTGGAAGCGTGCTTGAATTCAGTTCTCAAACTATCTGACCAAATCATTAATATTACCATTTAATATTTGAGCCACTTCATAATTGCCTTTACTTTGAACATATTGGCTTAGCCATTACTTTACATGTTAATATGTGCTGAGTACACTGCACAAACGCTCCAAGCAGAATTAAGCCATGCTGTACGTGGACAGTTCGCCTGCTTCCTGCTGTATATTATATATCAAACTGAAAATAAGATACTGAGAGGCCGACACACAGTCCAGTCAAAGTTCCAGTGTAATTCACTTTACAATAATTATCCCTCGACCAACGTGCGAATGTTCCCGCTCGGTGATTCAAACCACTTTTACAAATCTGCAGGTATATAATAGCTCATATAGTCTCCCAATGAAGCGTACAGCCCTCAGGCTACAGGCCTGTCAGAGAGGCCCATATGACCCCATTCAAAACAATCCCAGCTGTTACTCACTGAGGATTATATTCCCATTTGCTTTCAAACtaggtgtgggggggagggggggggtataaaGTGGCATATGTCTAAAGGTGATGCAATAATAAAGAACATGGGAATATATTTATTGGCACGTCTGTTGGGCGTGGCTGACTTGTTTTGCCGGAggggatggggatgggggggctgGAGACGTAtcccggggcggggggggggggagctgctggatgctccgtgatggatggggAGTGACAGATCGGGGTTAGCCGCCAGGGGAGTCCATTTTCACGCAGCGCGCGGTCCCTATCCGAGGGAGCAGAGGAGGTGAGGCGCTGGAAGCATGGGAGGAAAGCACGAGGAAAAGAAAGGGAAGcgatctccctctctgtctctctctactCTCCCGTGCATCGCAACctaggagggggggcggggggctttaCCCGGACTGCACCGCATTGacgctgctgcttctgcttccaGCCGACCCAACCCACTGAACCAACGCActggctcagagagagagagagagagagggggagagagagagactctcttGGCGCTATTACCCACAGCTGGAAACTGGACGAAGTGCGGATTGCGTGCGCGGACATGCAGCAGTATCCTCTCCGCCTCTACTCGCTTCTCCGTTCCTCTCTGGGTCGGGACTCGGATTCGCCGTCCTGCTCGGTGATGTCAAGAAGACTTTGGAGACGGGAGTGACCGCTGGGAGCGAGGCGGCGATTTGcgctcctttctttttctttctttcgtttTGGTGATTATTGCGTAAACGCGAGCCGAGGCTCTAGGATATAACTTGCAAGTTCCGCGGAGCTCAACGAACGAATGAAGATGTTTCCTTGGAGCAGTGTTTTCAACATGGGTGTTGACTGAACGtaggaggacccccccccctcccaccccgcgCTGCCACAGAGGTACGAAGATGCGCTGTTGAGGATCAAATCTGCGCTCGACTCATTCCTGGACCATGCAGATTCTGCCGCCTCGGgcgttatttttgttattagcCCAAGCACACTTATTAGTATCCCTAAGAAACAATGGAGAAGTACGAACCAAAGAGGACAGCAACCCCGGCGCGCACTCTGCGAGGACTTTCCACGGGTCGCCACGGGAGAGCCGCCCAAGCCGCGTCAAGCCCTGGGATCGCGCGCTCTCGCCGGGGTACGCCACAGGTGCGTCCTCGTCGGAGCTGCAGGCGCGACGGGCGTTCGCGCGGGGGCCCCTGAACTCCACGCACCCCTGGAAGCGGGTGGTTGCTGCGGAAACGAGGCGAATTGGACACAGCAAGCGCGACTCCAGCAGGACGGGGACACCCGTGGAGGATCCCAACGCGACGCGCCACCACAATAAAAGGATGAAGTTGAATGGCGCTCTTAGTGGTACGGGGACGCCAGCAGGTGGACACTACAATGCGGCTAAGCCCTCCTCAATGGCCCGGGGAGACGCAGGGGGGGGACCCGAGGAGGGCGACAGACACAAGAGGGGCACAAAAGACGAGCAAAAGAAAGCCCCCCGGAGGGGGAGAAACCGGCTGAACAAAAGCTCCGGGGTTTTGGCTCAGCCTCACTCGTCGCCGTGGGAACCCATCCCCAAGCCGGCGGCCCTCACTTCCACCGacctgccctttgacctcttcaccaGGAGGGCCGAGTCCTTCACATTAAGGGAGGAGAACCCCTGGGACGCCACGCCGATCACCCCTCCCAGCTCGCAGGATTTCGGGGACGAGATCAAGAACCCCTTTTACCCGGTGACGAGCGAGACTTACGGCGCGTACGCCATCACGTGCGTCTCCGGGGTTATCTTCCTGGTTGGCATAGCCGGCAACGTTGCCATCTTGTGCATCGTGTGCCAGAACTATTACATGAAGAGCATCTCCAACTCACTGCTGGCCAATTTGGCTGTGTGGGACTTTGTGCTCATCTTCTTCTGCCTGCCCATGGTGGTCTTTCATGAACTGACAAAGTCCTGGCTGCTGGGGGAGTTCACCTGCAAAGTGGTGCCCTATGTGGAGGTAAATGTTATCCGTCCCCTTAATAGCACAGATGATTAACCCACCGTTTGCACGTCATTAAATGGACGTAAATGGTTGAGTTTCGGGTTGTTTTAGGCATTGAAATGGGCAGAAAGAAAACAGGTGCGGCTATAGGACGTCACCTCAGCCAATAACAAGGAGACTCTGTCACTTGTTGTGCAACCTGCTGGGAACACAGAGCCTCACCTAGACAACACACTATCTCCGCTCCGGGCTGCACAAAAACACTCGTCTCCTGTTGCTTTCACTGTATATACGGTTGATAAAACGTGTTGTCGGGTAAACCACATCactgccctcacacacacaaacacactctgtctccctcctcgtCCTGTTTTTATGTTGTTGGTCCACCTCGTGAGCAATCGATCGGTTGCTAGATTGTTTTTCTTACACCATGTTGATACCTTTCCCTCACTGTCATCACACCAGTGTCAGATTCACCAGCAAGGTACCTTTGTATGTCCTTTGTATAAAACCTGGGGTTTCCAGCTCATGGGTATCTGACTGTAAGCTGGTGTTCAAATGTCCCAAACAGGCTGAAGAAAGAGATTTTCAAAAAggttttagggttttttttcggggaggggagggcggtTAACCTGAATTAAACATCTAACCCAATTGGAAGCAGTGAAGTTACAGTATGGGTGGCATCATGAGTGAGTGAGCTGTGAGCTGTGCGGTGCAGCAAAAAGAGGACAGCAAATGTAATCAAACTGAGAAGGCTGGATGtcgagaggagagagacggctTCCATTGCCAGGCAGTGAACCGGGACAGGTGACGCCCTCCGGGGACCACATAGGGAGGGCTGTCACATCATGAAGTGATAATGGGAGCAAGGGGGCCATGTTATCACCTTCAGATCAGATCCAAAAAAGGTCCGTACCTGattcatttagaaatgtttgGATTTTATATGTTTCACAAAATAGGAAGCTACCACTTAACACTTAGTGCAGTGGATACTTTATATAATTAGCTGAGTGCATACGGCGTGTTATAATATGTTATTGCATATGAGCTGCTTATAGTATTCAATAACTTACTAACACTGCAGTGGCCATTCTTAATGCAGGGTTTTCGGGGAGGGTTGCTATTCACTTTTCTCCGTACATTTATAACTACATGTGCATATGTGAATATCTATCAGGACGTGTGCACTGGGGCCTGCCTGCTTTcgacgcgtgtgcgtgtgtgtgtgtgtgtgtgtgttcaggcatGTGTCAAAACAGGCCGTGAGTAATGCAGCCTGGGGTTTACTCTCTCCCTGTGGAACattcaaagaaacacacacacttgcacagaCAATGTCACCCAGCGGAGtgactttatttttcacttaaCCCAAATTCAGCCATGGTGAATATCGTCATTTGGCCCGAAATGAAGACACACATGCTTGGATGTGCACGGCGCACTCTTGACACAAACATGGGACCCAACTTCATGTGTCCATGCATGCATAATCAGCAGATGACATAGATAATGCATCACCGTCCCCTTGTGCTGCCTCCAGTAACCCTTGGTTTATTCAGTGTTTAATAGAGCATGGAATCACCCAAACCTAAAAGGATTAAGCAATTATAGGTGTGTGATGTGAGAAAAGCCGACAGGAAAATGGTAAGAATGcttcacaaaataaaagatgtgCGTTACAGCCGGTCCGCGTTATCTCCGATACGCTCAGCGTCCCTGCAGACGACCTCTTGAAGCAGCGATGCACAGAGCAGCAGATTCAGTCAAAGCTAATGGGCaataattgcctttttttttgcacctgACAGTTGATTAGAATAGAACTTGAAAGTAGGCTAaagtaacaaacaaacattgcagTAAGCATTTTATAAGCCAGAGGGGGAACGAGTCATTTGTCAAGGTTCATTCAGAGCTGCGCTGCTGTAACGCAGCGAATTTTTGTCTCATTACCCTAAATAAAGACGCGCTTATGAATGACTATGCGCAAAAGCATATACGGAACGGTGCGCTTTTTATCGTAGTATAAATTatgcaatgcattttttttaataaaacatcgATCTTCAATGCCGGATGTCTACAGGTTGAGTTTATCATGGCATAAAAACCCAGGTGttgaaaagaacagaaaatacataaacactCAAATCTGGTTCCTGAAAGCATCCATGTATACAGTACATGTCAATGTACCTCTTAAAGGtatatgtaatatgtaataCTTATATGTAATACATAATGCAATATGGAGGATTAAATAGCTTTTTCGTCAGATTTGTAACCCCCTACTTGTATGGCTATCATGCATGTCTCTATTATTAATCACTAAAGCCATCAGCAGACGTCTGTATTCACagcaccttcttttttttttttcaaaatctgATTAACGGCTAATTGCAAATCTCCATTATGGGACATAAATCTACTCTACAGACACAATGTCTCCTTAGTGGTTTATTGGTGATTCCACTCATGGTCCAACCACATTACAGTAATGCAATAAAGTGTGAAGAACAACGGCTTTGCCCATTGATTGTATGTACGCAACATTTTCTGTCCCCgaaaaaaaccttttcttttgagTTTATTATTCTCCGTAAAACATTACCGTAACtggtaaatcttttttttttttttaacctcataCATCTAGCTCACTGTGCTATTCAATGCCCTCTTTTAACTGTTGGCTGACTgaccagagagaaagaaacaaaccGTTGAAGCAGAGACTGGCAGTGGCTGAgggaagagtgagagagagagagagagattgtgaaaaggaaaagagagagagggccgCATGGAGCCACACGGAGCCGGGGGTAGACCCATTGAAATGGTTGGTAGTGGCAGGACATACATCAACTTGACACAATCGCtgttccaacacacacacacacacacacacacacacacacacacacattgaggcTTGTAATCAGAAATACAAATGTGTTGTTCCCGCGTGGTTGTGTAACATCCAGGATTACACGACCACGTCGGCACGAGAACCAACGTCTAGACGCTCTTTTCTTTCTGGTGGTCCCAACACAACTGCTCTCACAATCACTGAGTTTTCAGCCTCCATCTTCTACCAAGAAAAGTAgcctgtgcacaaacacacacaaagtcagtcTTGTGCGCTGCCCCTCCAGATGGGTGGGATGCCCTTCTCTCTACTCAACACTGCCCCCccgtatctctctctctctctcgctctgcatcAGCTATTTGTGATTAGAAACAAGTCCTCGGGGGAagacccactcacacacacttacatatgGTACGGCCGTATTTTGGCACACGCACATTTGTGGTAAAacgctgaatacacacacataaagtgcACAAACACGCGCTGTGTCACCCCCCCTTTCCACCCGCGTTCCTCAGCGGGTCTATTAGACACGCGAATGATAGTTAATTGGAAGCTATGTAAATGTCTCAGGCTATATAATTAGGGTCTCTACATAATGCATGATGGTGAGTGCATTCAGTCAGCTTTTTGTCCGAGGATGAGTAGCTGGTTGGTTTTTAGCGATGAGACAAGGCCGCACATCAGCATGGAGCAAAGATTATACCTGCGGTTGGATGCGATTAACCAAATTGGTAATTACCCgagtaaatatgaaatattcattgGTTGATTTTTAATTAGGTGTGTTGGTGAAATAAGTGTGGACTTTGTTTCAGATTCAGATCGACACGCAACAGGCCGCTAGCCAACCTTAATAGAATACACTAGAAGGAAGAGATGGCGTTTAAGGGATCAGGAATACAGAGCTGGACTTTTTCAGCAGCTAATCTACAAGGGGAGCAGGATGAATCTTTAAAATGCTTCCTGGGGAAATCTGCCACAGGTCAGGATATCATTGGAATGGAAGAGAAGAGACGTGTACAAAATAAACTCCCTCACACTCTGAAAGACTTTGAAAGGCAGTCAGACACAGCATAGAGTTGAACACTCTAATGGATGGTTGCCATTAAATTAATTGAAGAGTGATGAATTGTGAGTTCTCTCCCTGCTTATTTGTGAATTCTGCGGATCTCAGTTCCGGGCTGGCAGAGATTGTTCCCTTTGTTCATGGAACAGAAAATGAGTCAATTGATTGTAATTTTGTCCTTTTCTTGAGGAACACTTAAATTTAGCGCAAGGTCCCTTGTGGAGCTTTCAATCACATCACACAATCGCCCCAACTgggaggttgccaggcaacaagaCTCTAGCTAAGCTAACGGGTCAAACTTCAAATTCACCGTCCAGACGCAAATAGGCAACATTTCTTTGTGCAAAGCTTAGGGCCTGCAAGCGGAATTTGTGTTGAGGATGTCTTTGTCAGGTTAAAACACAATGCAATAGAGTACAGTACAATGCAACGCACACTGTAAGAAGGAGAGGGATGGGATTTCAAAGTTGCTGTTGTAACATCATCCCAGAAAAGTGGTTTTCAGCCCTCGAGGAAAGCTTAAACCGCGTGTCTGTCTTCCATAATCCCAGACTGACACTCACTCATACGTATCGCACTAGTACGTGTAAGCACACACCCGCGATGATATTTGAATAAGCCTGCTTAAATGTGgacgggaacacacacacacacacacacacctacccaTAACGTGCACACTCGTATATCAGTTTCCTGTCTCTTCCCGACACACCACCCAGCTGTTAGACGTATGGCGGCTGTCAGCAGCGGGGTCTCTCTGGTTAGAGTTATGGTCTGCTGGAGCCTGCTGTGGGTCACACACTCAGCCTGGAAGTAGGACCTTTGTCTCCACGCCTCCTTGTTATATGACTGAGATGAGTgttggttgtttttgtgtgtctccacaTTAGCCATTCATCACCTGACAACACCTGTTACCCCTGACTGGGGTTGAATAATCACAGTGTGGCTCCACAGGCTCCACCAGTGCTTGTTAAAAGCCAATTAATAACACAAGGTCTTTGTGCCACCAGCTCACTGGACCTATACTCGGAAAGTTAATGGGCCGTTATTAAAAACGGCAGCAGGAGAAATGTCTCGTAACCCGCAGTGCAGATAGACGGCCAGACATGTGTGATGGACGAAAAgctttttatcttctttttttcccccctttaagTCCAAGGTTGAGAAAAGAATATATGACGTCAACTAGAAAAACGGTACTTCGCAAGCAATTATGATTATTCTATTTTGaggttattaaaaaaatagtGGTAATGACATTACAATTTCCAGATAATTGACAAAACTGTGTAGTAAAGGCATACTTCCACATTATGCTAAATGTCTGCTGTGTTTCTGAGTATTATGAGAGGATCTATAGCCTACCACTGTAAACTCTGTAAAGCTACAGGaagcagttagcttagcttagcaaatAGACTGGAAAACGCAAATAGCCGGCTACGTCAGAACGAGAACAAttgtacaaaaacacataaCACCTCAATGAGGAAATTAAACGTGCCCTGA
This window contains:
- the gpr37b gene encoding prosaposin receptor GPR37b; its protein translation is MQILPPRALFLLLAQAHLLVSLRNNGEVRTKEDSNPGAHSARTFHGSPRESRPSRVKPWDRALSPGYATGASSSELQARRAFARGPLNSTHPWKRVVAAETRRIGHSKRDSSRTGTPVEDPNATRHHNKRMKLNGALSGTGTPAGGHYNAAKPSSMARGDAGGGPEEGDRHKRGTKDEQKKAPRRGRNRLNKSSGVLAQPHSSPWEPIPKPAALTSTDLPFDLFTRRAESFTLREENPWDATPITPPSSQDFGDEIKNPFYPVTSETYGAYAITCVSGVIFLVGIAGNVAILCIVCQNYYMKSISNSLLANLAVWDFVLIFFCLPMVVFHELTKSWLLGEFTCKVVPYVEVASLGVTTFTLCALCIDRFRAATNVQMYYEMIENCTSTTAKLAVIWIGALLLALPELLIRQLVVEETGMPDEPPVERCIIRISTSLPDMLYVLGLTYEGARLWWCFGCYFCLPTLFTIGCSLVTARKIRRAEQSSVRSNKKQIRLESQMNCTVVALAIVYGACVVPENICNIVSAYMAAGVPEHTMSVLHLLSQLLLFCRAAVTPALLLLLCRPLGRAFLDCCCCCCCNHAPSSATASDDNEHECTTELELSPFSTIRRELSNYTPAGSNC